In Pyrus communis chromosome 1, drPyrComm1.1, whole genome shotgun sequence, the following are encoded in one genomic region:
- the LOC137733958 gene encoding oligouridylate-binding protein 1-like isoform X1, whose product MEQQRFKQQAMIQQSLYQHPALVAAPQIEPILSGNLPPGFDSSTCRSVYVGNILPQVTEPLMQEVFASTGPLEGCKLIRKDKSSYGFVDYFDRRSAALAIVTLNGRHLFGQPIKVNWAYASSQREDTSGHFNIFVGDLSPEVTDATLFACFSGYSSCSDARVMWDQKTGRSRGFGFVSFRNQQEAQSAINDLNGKWLGSRQIRCNWATKGATSNDDKQSSDSKNVVELTNGTSDDGQEKPNEDAPENNPQYTTVYVGNLAPEVTSVDLHRHFHGLGSGVIEDVRVQRDKGFGFVRYSTHSEAAVAIQLGNARFLCGKPIKCSWGSKPTPPGTSSTPLPPPAAVHMPGFSAADLAAYQRQMALSKMGGAQALMLPQGQHALKAAMGMGAGASQAIYDGGYHNVATTQQLMYYQ is encoded by the exons ATGGAACAGCAGAGGTTCAAGCAGCAAGCCATGATACAGCAGTCGCTTTACCAACACCCTGCCCTCGTAGCTGCCCCTCAG ATAGAGCCTATCTTGAGTGGAAATCTGCCTCCTGGGTTTGATTCAAGTACTTGCCGCAGTGT TTATGTCGGAAATATTCTCCCACAAGTTACTGAACCCCTTATGCAAGAAGTCTTTGCCAGTACTGGTCCACTTGAAGGATGCAAGCTCATAAGGAAGGATAAG TCATCCTATGGATTTGTTGACTACTTTGATCGTAGGTCAGCTGCTCTTGCTATTGTGACTCTTAATGGCAGGCATCT GTTTGGGCAGCCGATTAAAGTTAATTGGGCATATGCAAGTAGTCAGAGAGAGGATACATCAG GTcactttaatatttttgttggtGATCTCAGCCCTGAGGTTACTGATGCTACACTGTTTGCATGTTTTTCTGGTTATTCTAGTTGTTC AGATGCTAGAGTTATGTGGGATCAGAAAACTGGGCGTTCAAGGGGCTTTGGGTTTGTTTCCTTCCGAAATCAGCAG GAGGCCCAAAGTGCAATTAATGACTTAAATG GAAAGTGGCTTGGAAGTAGACAGATTCGGTGCAATTGGGCCACAAAAGGTGCTACTTCCAATGATGACAAGCAGAGTTCTGATTCTAAAAATGTTGTAGAGCTGACGAATGGAACATCAG ACGATGGTCAGGAGAAGCCTAATGAAGATGCTCCAGAGAACAATCCTCAGTATACTACGGTTTATGTGGGCAATCTGGCTCCTGAG GTTACTTCAGTTGACCTTCATCGTCATTTCCATGGCCTTGGTTCTGGAGTTATTGAAGATGTTCGGGTGCAGAGAGATAAAGGTTTTGGGTTTGTGAGATACAGTACTCATTCTGAAGCAGCTGTGGCTATCCAGTTGGGGAATGCTAGGTTTCTCTGTGGCAAACCAATTAAG TGTTCATGGGGCAGCAAGCCTACTCCACCAGGGACAAGCTCAACCCCCCTGCCGCCACCAGCTGCAGTTCACATGCCAGGCTTCTCAGCCGCTGACCTTGCGGCCTATCAAAGACAAATGGCATTGAGCAAAATGGGTGGTGCGCAAGCCCTCATGCTTCCGCAGGGTCAGCATGCTCTGAAGGCAGCCATGGGGATGGGTGCTGGAGCCAGTCAGGCCATATACGACGGTGGCTACCATAATGTAGCAACAACTCAGCAACTCATGTACTACCAGTAA
- the LOC137733958 gene encoding oligouridylate-binding protein 1-like isoform X2: protein MQEVFASTGPLEGCKLIRKDKSSYGFVDYFDRRSAALAIVTLNGRHLFGQPIKVNWAYASSQREDTSGHFNIFVGDLSPEVTDATLFACFSGYSSCSDARVMWDQKTGRSRGFGFVSFRNQQEAQSAINDLNGKWLGSRQIRCNWATKGATSNDDKQSSDSKNVVELTNGTSDDGQEKPNEDAPENNPQYTTVYVGNLAPEVTSVDLHRHFHGLGSGVIEDVRVQRDKGFGFVRYSTHSEAAVAIQLGNARFLCGKPIKCSWGSKPTPPGTSSTPLPPPAAVHMPGFSAADLAAYQRQMALSKMGGAQALMLPQGQHALKAAMGMGAGASQAIYDGGYHNVATTQQLMYYQ, encoded by the exons ATGCAAGAAGTCTTTGCCAGTACTGGTCCACTTGAAGGATGCAAGCTCATAAGGAAGGATAAG TCATCCTATGGATTTGTTGACTACTTTGATCGTAGGTCAGCTGCTCTTGCTATTGTGACTCTTAATGGCAGGCATCT GTTTGGGCAGCCGATTAAAGTTAATTGGGCATATGCAAGTAGTCAGAGAGAGGATACATCAG GTcactttaatatttttgttggtGATCTCAGCCCTGAGGTTACTGATGCTACACTGTTTGCATGTTTTTCTGGTTATTCTAGTTGTTC AGATGCTAGAGTTATGTGGGATCAGAAAACTGGGCGTTCAAGGGGCTTTGGGTTTGTTTCCTTCCGAAATCAGCAG GAGGCCCAAAGTGCAATTAATGACTTAAATG GAAAGTGGCTTGGAAGTAGACAGATTCGGTGCAATTGGGCCACAAAAGGTGCTACTTCCAATGATGACAAGCAGAGTTCTGATTCTAAAAATGTTGTAGAGCTGACGAATGGAACATCAG ACGATGGTCAGGAGAAGCCTAATGAAGATGCTCCAGAGAACAATCCTCAGTATACTACGGTTTATGTGGGCAATCTGGCTCCTGAG GTTACTTCAGTTGACCTTCATCGTCATTTCCATGGCCTTGGTTCTGGAGTTATTGAAGATGTTCGGGTGCAGAGAGATAAAGGTTTTGGGTTTGTGAGATACAGTACTCATTCTGAAGCAGCTGTGGCTATCCAGTTGGGGAATGCTAGGTTTCTCTGTGGCAAACCAATTAAG TGTTCATGGGGCAGCAAGCCTACTCCACCAGGGACAAGCTCAACCCCCCTGCCGCCACCAGCTGCAGTTCACATGCCAGGCTTCTCAGCCGCTGACCTTGCGGCCTATCAAAGACAAATGGCATTGAGCAAAATGGGTGGTGCGCAAGCCCTCATGCTTCCGCAGGGTCAGCATGCTCTGAAGGCAGCCATGGGGATGGGTGCTGGAGCCAGTCAGGCCATATACGACGGTGGCTACCATAATGTAGCAACAACTCAGCAACTCATGTACTACCAGTAA
- the LOC137718752 gene encoding FCS-Like Zinc finger 13-like, protein MLKFGKRPLPMVGKISELLVSGSSAGFSDTDTSPRGPLDLKIQPTSSPRGVKRYDVGGVGLGILAALEKSTHNGREILAKYAVFCPNTNRSDPIPVNSGQNCDGFSSGGVQEFEEDSSENYTYVTLRGQKKSCTKVYYDGGDCAGSAMHRRASSCGLTICADDLESSIFPTSDFLSCCHLCKKNLHGRDIYMYRGEKAFCSTECRSTQIVADERKEQCRLEALRSADVSSSSCSKDGIFSTGILVI, encoded by the exons ATGTTGAAGTTTGGCAAGAGACCTCTCCCGATGGTCGGAAAGATATCGGAACTCCTAGTTTCCGGCAGCAGTGCCGGGTTTTCCGACACGGACACAAGCCCTAGAGGTCCACTGGACCTCAAGATACAACCTACTTCAAGTCCTAGAGGCGTAAAGAGATATGACGTTGGTGGTGTTGGGTTGGGAATACTAGCTGCCCTGGAAAAATCAACCCATAACGGACGTGAAATATTGGCAAAATACGCTGTGTTCTGTCCGAACACGAACCGGTCCGACCCGATTCCGGTGAATTCGGGTCAAAACTGTGATGGGTTTTCATCAGGAGGTGTCCAAGAATTTGAGGAAGATAGTTCAGAGAATTATACTTACGTGACTCTACGTGGACAAAAAAAGTCATGCACAAAGGTGTACTACGACGGTGGTGACTGCGCGGGAAGTGCCATGCACCGCCGTGCCAGTAGCTGTGGTTTGACTATATGTGCTGATGATCTTGAAAGTTCGATTTTTCCTACATCGGATTTCCTCAGTTGCTGCCATTTGTGCAAGAAAAACCTCCATGGCAGGGACATATACATGTACAG AGGAGAAAAGGCATTTTGTAGCACAGAATGTCGGTCAACCCAGATAGTTGCCGATGAGAGGAAAGAGCAGTGCAGATTAGAAGCCTTGAGATCTGCGGATGTTTCGAGCTCGTCTTGTTCCAAAGATGGGATCTTCTCTACTGGGATTCTTGTGATTTAA